In Anseongella ginsenosidimutans, one genomic interval encodes:
- a CDS encoding transposase: protein MKGKRRKFSSAFKAKVALEALKEKETLAELAQRFEVHAVMISKWKQEFLEKSAHVFDKEADQEEQVDSDRLYAKIGQLELENDFLKKSLKKLH, encoded by the coding sequence ATGAAAGGAAAACGTAGAAAATTCAGTTCGGCCTTCAAGGCCAAAGTGGCGCTGGAAGCGCTGAAGGAAAAGGAAACGCTGGCAGAATTGGCTCAGCGGTTCGAAGTTCACGCGGTAATGATCAGCAAGTGGAAACAGGAGTTTCTGGAAAAGTCCGCTCACGTGTTTGACAAAGAGGCGGATCAAGAAGAACAGGTGGATTCCGACCGGCTGTATGCTAAGATCGGCCAACTGGAGCTGGAAAATGACTTTTTAAAAAAAAGCTTGAAAAAGCTCCATTAA
- a CDS encoding transposase has product MKGKRRKFSSAFKAKVALEALKEKETLAELAQRFEVHAVMISKWKQEFLEKSAHVFDKEADQEEQVDPDRLYAKIGQLELENDFLKKSLKKLH; this is encoded by the coding sequence ATGAAAGGAAAACGTAGAAAATTCAGTTCGGCCTTCAAGGCCAAAGTGGCGCTGGAAGCGCTGAAGGAAAAGGAAACGCTGGCAGAATTGGCTCAGCGGTTCGAAGTTCACGCGGTAATGATCAGCAAGTGGAAACAGGAGTTTCTGGAAAAGTCCGCTCACGTGTTTGACAAAGAGGCGGATCAAGAAGAACAGGTGGATCCCGACCGGCTGTATGCTAAGATCGGCCAACTGGAGCTGGAAAATGACTTTTTAAAAAAAAGCTTGAAAAAGCTCCATTAA
- a CDS encoding glycosyltransferase, protein MGSISGGIIVRIKVLQHEVNQGNYVARNTGLAIARGRYIAVMDSDDIALPNRLQLQVDFLNSHPKVGCVGALAEMIYENGKPFKLIRYPSSYSKLKTYLFRTMSLSHPTIMLRRKFLEKYKLRYNTRLKYAADYEFLVRCTRFFPIRNLEDIVLKYRMHSQQISSSKRKEQGFFADLVRLQQLKDFNLNPSKSDSALHLKLMKGVYLNDVELHRSIDWLNQLLDANDRLKIFNPNHFYDLLKINLNTVVRKNNLGGWSIEKELLRYINEKFPKKISILEFGSGAGTDALLQFHQVISIEHSSIFAFNRGRSHNCIHSPLINGWYNPEDVKCALELKHDLILVDGPPGNRRSGILNHLSLFHNTKVPVIFDDMDRDNDRAIMEKFCAELNFRFEIIFGKIKSFAYCTKNG, encoded by the coding sequence ATGGGGAGTATCTCAGGGGGAATTATAGTACGAATCAAGGTTTTACAACATGAAGTAAATCAGGGTAATTATGTAGCCCGAAACACAGGTTTGGCAATAGCAAGGGGCCGCTACATTGCTGTGATGGATTCAGATGATATTGCTCTTCCCAATCGACTTCAATTACAAGTTGATTTTTTGAATAGCCATCCTAAAGTCGGATGTGTAGGTGCCTTGGCAGAAATGATTTATGAAAATGGTAAACCGTTCAAACTTATTCGTTATCCAAGTAGTTATTCCAAGCTGAAAACGTATTTGTTTAGAACAATGAGTTTGTCTCATCCTACCATCATGCTGCGTAGAAAGTTTCTAGAAAAATATAAACTACGATATAATACACGTTTAAAATATGCAGCGGATTATGAATTCTTGGTGCGATGCACCAGGTTTTTTCCTATCAGAAATTTGGAGGACATCGTACTTAAATATCGTATGCATTCTCAACAAATATCGTCTTCTAAACGCAAGGAGCAGGGTTTCTTTGCTGACCTTGTACGCTTACAACAGCTTAAAGACTTCAATTTAAATCCAAGCAAAAGTGATTCGGCTTTACATCTTAAACTAATGAAGGGCGTATACTTGAATGATGTTGAACTTCACAGATCTATAGATTGGTTAAACCAGCTACTTGATGCGAATGACCGCCTTAAGATTTTTAATCCCAATCATTTTTATGATCTTTTGAAGATTAATTTGAACACCGTCGTTAGAAAGAATAATTTAGGAGGATGGTCGATTGAAAAAGAATTGTTACGATATATTAACGAAAAGTTTCCTAAAAAGATTTCAATACTTGAGTTTGGTTCCGGCGCAGGAACAGATGCGCTCTTACAATTTCACCAAGTTATAAGCATTGAACATTCTTCTATTTTTGCATTTAATAGAGGAAGATCTCATAATTGCATTCACTCACCATTAATAAATGGCTGGTATAATCCGGAAGATGTCAAGTGTGCCTTAGAACTAAAGCATGATTTAATCCTAGTGGACGGCCCTCCTGGTAATCGACGTTCGGGAATTCTTAATCATCTATCGCTGTTTCATAATACAAAGGTTCCTGTTATTTTTGATGATATGGACCGCGATAACGATCGTGCGATAATGGAGAAGTTTTGTGCAGAACTGAATTTTAGATTTGAGATCATTTTTGGAAAAATTAAATCATTTGCGTACTGTACGAAGAATGGCTAA
- a CDS encoding IS3 family transposase, translating into MITPSHRLSVRRQCELLELHRSGIYYTPVGEGEKNLALMRRMDERHLQYPTEGVLQLQDYFRDEGLQVNHKRIRRLMRKMGIRAQYPRRILTKLGKAEYIRPYLLRNLKIERPNQVWAVDITYIPMKKGFMYLAAIIDLHSRFVVAWSLSNSMTSEWVCSLVKEAVKRHGKPEIVNSDQGSQFTCREWISLLPQLGIKISMDGKGRAIDNVFIERLWRTVKYEYVYLNPALDGWELEQGLRAFFHRYNFYKSHQGIGRRKPASLYLTGKAA; encoded by the coding sequence ATGATCACACCTTCCCATCGATTGAGCGTGCGCCGGCAGTGTGAGTTGCTGGAACTTCACCGCAGCGGAATTTATTACACCCCGGTCGGAGAAGGAGAAAAAAACCTTGCGCTGATGCGGAGGATGGATGAGCGTCATTTGCAATACCCGACCGAAGGCGTGCTGCAATTGCAGGATTACTTTCGGGATGAGGGCCTCCAGGTGAATCACAAGCGGATCCGGCGGTTAATGCGCAAGATGGGCATCCGGGCGCAATATCCCCGGCGTATACTGACCAAATTGGGCAAGGCCGAATACATCCGGCCCTACCTGCTTCGGAACCTGAAGATCGAACGCCCTAATCAGGTGTGGGCTGTGGATATAACGTACATCCCAATGAAAAAGGGGTTCATGTACCTGGCCGCCATTATTGACCTGCATAGCCGCTTTGTGGTGGCCTGGAGCCTTTCCAACAGCATGACCTCCGAGTGGGTCTGTTCACTGGTAAAAGAAGCGGTGAAGCGGCACGGAAAACCGGAGATCGTTAATTCCGATCAAGGCAGCCAGTTTACCTGCCGGGAATGGATATCGCTTCTTCCGCAGCTGGGCATCAAGATCAGCATGGACGGCAAAGGAAGAGCGATTGACAACGTGTTCATTGAGCGGCTGTGGCGTACGGTAAAGTACGAATACGTGTACCTGAACCCGGCGCTGGACGGATGGGAACTGGAACAAGGACTTCGTGCCTTTTTCCACCGTTATAACTTTTATAAATCCCATCAAGGGATCGGACGAAGAAAACCAGCCAGTTTGTACCTGACGGGCAAAGCAGCATGA